GACAAAGAAGGGCATGTTTTCTTGCCCGAAGACGCGCTCATTGAATCGTGTGCCGAAGCACTCGATGTCCCTGTTGATGCAATCCCACCATGCGTAGCGCAATTACTCTCCGAAGAATTGATAATCGTTGATGACAAGCGGGTGTATTTGCCACATTTGTACTATGCCGAACAGGGCGCGGCAACGCGGTGCTATCAATTATCCCAGGTACAACGCATTGAACTGGGCAATATCCCAGCGGAGATCAGAGCCATAGAACAGCGCGACGGGGTCACATTCGCGCCCCGTCAAAAATTGGCATTGGAAAAGGCATTGTCGCACAATTTGCTGGTGTTGACGGGGGGGCCGGGAACGGGTAAAACAACGACCATTAAGGGACTCATCGCACTTTTAGAGACGCGAAACAAAAAAATCGCACTGGCAGCGCCAACGGGACGCGCGGCCAAGCGGATGTCTGAGGCGACCGGGCATGAGGCCAAAACCATCCACAGATTGCTAAAATTTAGCCCATCTGAAATGGCGTTTGAGAAAAATTTTGAGAACCCCCTGGAGATCGAAGCCCTGATTGTCGATGAAATATCCATGGTCGATACGGTTCTGATGAACAGTCTATTGCGCGCTGTTCCAATCAGCGCTTCGGTGGTCCTGGTAGGCGACGTCGATCAGTTGCCATCGGTCGGCGCAGGAAATGTGTTGAAGGATGTCATTGCATCTGGCATTGTCGAAGTCGTGGAACTCAACGAGATCTTTCGGCAGGCACAAACGAGCCGCATCATTACCAATGCCCACGCGATCAATCGCGGCGAAATGCCATACTTACAGAATGATCGCGATGCGGATTTCTTTTTTCTCGAAGTCTCGGAACCCGATCAGGTCGTAGAGATGGTTTGTGGATTGTGTGCTGCACGCTTACCGCGCACATATCGTTTGGACAGTATTGAAGATATCCAGGTACTCGTGCCGATGTATCGAGGGGAAACCGGCGCGAATAATCTCAACCAGGTCTTGCAAGACGAGTTAAATCCCAAAGGACAGGAGATGACGCGGGGCGGTATCCGCTTTCGAGTGGGCGACAAAGTGATGCAGGTGCGAAATAACTACGACCGCGATGTTTTTAACGGTGATATTGGGCGCGTCCAGGGAATAGAGGATGATATATTGCGCGTGCGATTTCAGGACCGCGTCTTAGAATACGAGTTTTCGGAATTAGACGAGTTGGTGCTGGCCTATGCCATGAGTGTACACAAGAGCCAGGGTGCAGAATTTCGCGCCGTGGTAATGCCCTTGACCACGCAACACTATATGATGTTACAGCGCAACTTGTTGTACACAGCCATTACTCGGGCGCGAGAACTGGTCGTACT
The sequence above is a segment of the Gemmatimonadota bacterium genome. Coding sequences within it:
- a CDS encoding ATP-dependent RecD-like DNA helicase; protein product: MAQLRGIVDRITFQNEENGYTVARLQVEGLAAYNNRPATIVGEMLSINPGETVVLEGEWTTHKQYGAQFKIESYQTVHPSTVEGMRRYLGSGLIKGIGPVTAKRIVDHFGKEALDVIERDPKRLVEVEGLGAKRAKWIIEVWEDQREIHNVMLFLQSHEVGTGYAAKIWKKYGHEAVELIRENPYRLSVDVWGIGFLTADRIAQKMGIPAHSDRRIQAGLLHVLNEAADKEGHVFLPEDALIESCAEALDVPVDAIPPCVAQLLSEELIIVDDKRVYLPHLYYAEQGAATRCYQLSQVQRIELGNIPAEIRAIEQRDGVTFAPRQKLALEKALSHNLLVLTGGPGTGKTTTIKGLIALLETRNKKIALAAPTGRAAKRMSEATGHEAKTIHRLLKFSPSEMAFEKNFENPLEIEALIVDEISMVDTVLMNSLLRAVPISASVVLVGDVDQLPSVGAGNVLKDVIASGIVEVVELNEIFRQAQTSRIITNAHAINRGEMPYLQNDRDADFFFLEVSEPDQVVEMVCGLCAARLPRTYRLDSIEDIQVLVPMYRGETGANNLNQVLQDELNPKGQEMTRGGIRFRVGDKVMQVRNNYDRDVFNGDIGRVQGIEDDILRVRFQDRVLEYEFSELDELVLAYAMSVHKSQGAEFRAVVMPLTTQHYMMLQRNLLYTAITRARELVVLAGTKQALGMAVRNNRVAERHTTLSQRIRAGLVEEPVQGTLL